Proteins from one Patescibacteria group bacterium genomic window:
- the trxA gene encoding thioredoxin: MTKQFTDDNFQTEVIEASKVKPVLIDFFAVWCGPCKMQGPIIDEVAELMGDKAVVGKLNTDESQATAIKYGVMSIPTLMIFKDGALKETMVGMQPKTGLIELLKKYF, translated from the coding sequence ATGACTAAACAATTTACAGATGATAATTTTCAAACAGAAGTAATTGAGGCTTCTAAGGTAAAACCAGTATTAATTGATTTCTTTGCGGTTTGGTGTGGACCTTGTAAAATGCAAGGACCGATTATTGATGAGGTGGCAGAATTAATGGGTGACAAGGCAGTGGTGGGTAAGCTTAATACTGATGAGTCTCAAGCAACAGCAATTAAATATGGAGTTATGAGCATCCCCACGTTAATGATTTTTAAAGACGGAGCGCTAAAGGAAACAATGGTTGGTATGCAACCAAAGACTGGCCTAATTGAGTTGCTTAAAAAATATTTTTAA
- a CDS encoding tyrosine-type recombinase/integrase has protein sequence MSVRKFRKRWYIDIYYNNKRIRKPSPENSRAGARAYEAYALQQLSRGVDPFEAEKIKKVILFSDFAWKWVELYAKTNNKVSGVRGKTSVLKTHLVPFFGKCKLNEITNFLVEEYKALALKKGLCNKTVNNHLTILNTCLTHAVEWDELETPPRIKRLSVPQQKFDFMTFEESEMLINQADGYLQEMILFALHTGMRYGELRAISWQHINWDNKLLAVKGAFYRDILGSTKSNKERHIPLSPRLYSVLAKRKKTRGFIFADSNGDYLKENLARQALKRLIAKTELNRDNGRKIGWHALRHTFASQLAMRGAPLSAIQQLLGHSDIQTTMKYAHLSPSTLRSTIKLLENGNENGFGHHLVNTPVLKPEFQEIMCALDVNSTANLKTKTESCDSALYGGDGGS, from the coding sequence ATGAGTGTAAGAAAATTCCGTAAGCGTTGGTATATTGATATTTACTACAATAACAAACGCATACGTAAACCTAGTCCAGAAAATTCCAGAGCAGGTGCAAGAGCATACGAAGCCTACGCCCTACAACAACTATCAAGAGGGGTAGATCCATTTGAAGCGGAGAAAATAAAAAAGGTAATACTCTTTAGTGACTTCGCTTGGAAATGGGTCGAGCTGTATGCCAAGACAAATAATAAAGTCTCTGGTGTGCGTGGTAAAACTAGTGTGCTTAAAACTCACCTCGTGCCATTCTTTGGTAAATGTAAACTGAATGAAATTACAAACTTTTTAGTAGAGGAATACAAAGCTCTTGCTTTAAAAAAAGGATTATGTAATAAAACAGTTAATAATCATCTCACCATCTTAAACACTTGCTTAACGCACGCCGTTGAGTGGGATGAACTAGAGACACCGCCTAGAATTAAAAGACTATCAGTGCCACAACAAAAATTTGATTTCATGACCTTTGAAGAAAGTGAAATGTTAATCAATCAAGCAGATGGTTATTTGCAAGAGATGATTTTGTTTGCATTGCACACTGGCATGAGATACGGAGAGTTGCGCGCAATCAGCTGGCAACATATCAATTGGGATAATAAACTCCTAGCAGTCAAAGGTGCCTTTTATCGCGACATCCTTGGCTCAACCAAAAGCAACAAAGAAAGACATATTCCCCTCTCCCCTCGGCTTTATAGTGTCTTAGCTAAACGCAAGAAAACAAGAGGCTTTATCTTCGCTGATAGTAATGGGGATTATCTTAAAGAAAATCTCGCTCGCCAAGCCTTAAAGCGCTTAATCGCTAAAACCGAGCTTAATCGCGATAATGGTCGAAAGATAGGTTGGCACGCCTTAAGACACACATTCGCCTCACAGTTGGCCATGAGAGGCGCTCCCTTGTCTGCTATACAACAGTTGTTAGGTCACTCTGATATCCAAACAACAATGAAGTACGCTCACCTTTCACCATCAACACTACGAAGCACAATTAAGCTCTTAGAAAACGGTAATGAAAATGGCTTTGGGCATCATTTGGTCAACACACCCGTTTTGAAACCAGAATTTCAAGAGATTATGTGTGCATTAGATGTCAATTCTACGGCTAACCTTAAAACAAAAACAGAGTCTTGCGACTCTGCTTTGTATGGTGGAGATGGCGGGAGTTGA
- a CDS encoding desulfoferrodoxin yields MTNLNEVYKCAICGNIVEVVHTAGGQLVCCGQAMNLQVENTTDAAVEKHVPVIEKTENGYKVSVGEVTHPMIAEHYIEWIDLIVDGKVYRKNLAPTNEPMAEFCIIAETVTARAYCNQHGLWKV; encoded by the coding sequence ATGACAAATTTAAATGAAGTTTATAAATGTGCGATTTGTGGCAACATTGTTGAAGTGGTGCATACAGCTGGTGGACAATTAGTGTGTTGTGGGCAAGCAATGAATTTGCAAGTTGAAAACACAACTGATGCGGCTGTTGAAAAACATGTGCCTGTGATAGAGAAGACGGAGAATGGATATAAAGTGAGCGTGGGCGAGGTGACACATCCAATGATTGCAGAACACTATATTGAGTGGATTGATTTGATAGTTGACGGAAAAGTTTATCGAAAGAATTTGGCACCAACAAATGAACCGATGGCGGAATTTTGCATTATAGCAGAGACGGTAACCGCTCGTGCCTATTGTAATCAACACGGACTTTGGAAAGTATAA
- the smpB gene encoding SsrA-binding protein SmpB → MTVLAYNKRANFDYEITDKYEAGLVLAGHEVKSVKTGHISLKGAYVTIKGRESGKVELYLTNSHIPKYSRATTVLDYDPERSRKLLLHKSEVNHLIGKKKEQGLTLVPIKIYTKHNLLKLEFGVGRGKKKYDKRDDIKKKDVERDMKTATKRAQYSK, encoded by the coding sequence ATGACAGTTTTAGCATATAACAAACGAGCAAATTTTGACTATGAGATTACCGACAAGTATGAGGCGGGGTTGGTTTTGGCTGGGCATGAAGTGAAGTCAGTGAAGACGGGGCATATCAGCTTGAAGGGGGCTTATGTGACTATCAAAGGGCGTGAAAGTGGGAAAGTGGAATTGTATTTGACCAATTCGCATATCCCGAAGTATAGTCGCGCGACGACGGTGTTGGATTACGATCCGGAAAGATCACGAAAATTATTATTGCACAAGAGCGAAGTGAATCATTTGATTGGCAAGAAGAAAGAACAGGGATTAACTTTGGTGCCGATTAAAATTTATACAAAACACAATTTGTTAAAATTGGAGTTTGGTGTTGGTCGCGGTAAGAAGAAATATGACAAGCGGGATGATATTAAAAAGAAAGATGTGGAGAGAGATATGAAGACAGCGACAAAGCGGGCGCAATATTCAAAGTAG
- a CDS encoding rubrerythrin family protein encodes MLGEKTKKNLEAAFAGESMARNKYTYFAKVAREAGYEQVANVFEETANHEKAHAKLWAKKLELIGGIEEVLQAAIDGEHHEIEEMYPQMAKDAKDEGHNDIAFLFEKVAEAEKMHRERYKKLLDNIKKEQVFKRDEEKEWKCGNCGYVHTGDDAPVRCPACAHEQKYFELFVENY; translated from the coding sequence ATGTTAGGAGAAAAAACGAAAAAAAATCTTGAAGCGGCTTTTGCTGGTGAATCAATGGCGCGTAACAAGTATACTTATTTCGCCAAGGTGGCACGCGAAGCCGGCTATGAGCAGGTTGCTAATGTATTTGAGGAAACTGCAAATCATGAAAAAGCACATGCAAAGCTATGGGCAAAAAAATTAGAATTAATTGGGGGTATTGAAGAGGTTTTACAAGCGGCAATTGACGGAGAACATCATGAAATTGAAGAAATGTATCCACAGATGGCTAAGGATGCAAAAGATGAAGGGCATAATGATATTGCGTTTCTTTTCGAGAAGGTGGCTGAGGCAGAAAAAATGCACCGTGAACGTTATAAAAAGCTCCTAGATAATATTAAAAAAGAACAAGTCTTTAAAAGAGATGAAGAAAAGGAGTGGAAGTGTGGTAATTGTGGATATGTGCATACTGGCGATGATGCTCCGGTGCGATGCCCAGCTTGTGCGCATGAACAAAAATACTTTGAATTGTTTGTGGAAAATTATTAA
- a CDS encoding ferritin, producing MKIFTCRICGEVYLGEEVPHTCPFCGVSRRYLWLSKIWKDEGKDLVLSDASRSNLEKALKIELSNTAFYLAAAQNLSNQEIALMFKGLAKVENEHAGVFRKLLKAKIENDPSVVENCADDATGAVKESAAREQRAVEFYGQAMGEASEPWVKEVFKAIMETEADHLKLDNNYLKLKI from the coding sequence ATGAAAATATTTACGTGTCGGATTTGCGGTGAAGTTTATTTGGGTGAAGAAGTTCCACACACCTGTCCTTTTTGTGGAGTGAGTCGACGCTATTTATGGTTGTCCAAAATTTGGAAAGATGAAGGAAAAGATTTAGTATTAAGCGACGCGAGCCGAAGTAATTTAGAAAAAGCTTTAAAAATAGAACTTTCGAATACGGCGTTTTATTTGGCCGCGGCGCAGAATTTGAGCAATCAGGAAATCGCTTTAATGTTTAAGGGTTTAGCAAAAGTTGAAAATGAGCATGCTGGTGTTTTTCGTAAATTATTAAAAGCAAAAATAGAAAATGATCCAAGCGTGGTTGAAAATTGTGCTGATGATGCTACTGGGGCTGTGAAAGAGTCAGCGGCAAGAGAGCAACGAGCGGTAGAATTTTATGGACAAGCCATGGGTGAAGCAAGTGAGCCATGGGTTAAGGAAGTTTTTAAAGCGATTATGGAAACCGAGGCTGATCATTTAAAACTAGATAATAATTATTTAAAGTTAAAAATATGA
- a CDS encoding nickel-dependent hydrogenase large subunit: MHTCDIDISINRLSKIEGHADLDVKIRDGKVEDVQLHVMENQRFFTQAVQGKSALAVPQLVSRICGTCSVAHLTACIEAVEKTLEIVPSEQTVIMRKLMMYSLMIRDHALHLYFFAMPDIFGIDSALEIADLDKDFLLSKGVPAGIDGKELIHQSLHMKEAGNNLSNLIGGRSVHAPFEVVGGFTNEVDNTKVPAMIEELKSIRESVINLAEIFYNCHWELKRKTNFVALATPDFSFLEGAICSSDGACIKEADYWDHLHTVVLPYSQAKGFEFEGKEYMVGSLARLNLNKESLHKNTKQDMKKYLDVFPSNNIYHNNLAQAIEIMHSVDHAIELLTNTKFKKEEIKKPLKQDGEGVGVVEAPRGTLYYWLGIEKGKVRYANLVIPTAQNLVNMREDVRLAVSGICETGITPEKIWEEKIKFEVEKIIRAYDPCMSCASHFLRVNWT; encoded by the coding sequence ATGCATACATGTGATATCGACATTTCAATTAATCGTTTATCAAAAATTGAAGGACACGCTGATTTAGATGTGAAGATTCGTGATGGCAAAGTGGAAGATGTGCAGTTGCACGTGATGGAGAATCAACGTTTTTTTACACAGGCAGTTCAAGGTAAATCAGCTTTGGCGGTGCCACAATTGGTGTCACGTATTTGTGGGACATGCAGCGTGGCCCATTTAACCGCTTGTATTGAGGCGGTAGAAAAAACTTTAGAAATTGTGCCGAGTGAACAAACAGTTATCATGCGCAAGTTGATGATGTATTCCCTGATGATTCGTGACCATGCCTTGCATTTGTATTTTTTTGCGATGCCGGATATTTTTGGTATTGACTCAGCTCTAGAAATTGCGGACCTAGATAAAGATTTTTTATTGAGTAAGGGAGTACCAGCTGGAATTGACGGAAAGGAATTAATCCATCAATCTTTACACATGAAAGAGGCGGGTAATAATTTATCAAACTTAATTGGCGGACGCTCAGTGCACGCACCCTTTGAAGTAGTCGGCGGTTTTACGAATGAAGTGGATAATACTAAAGTGCCGGCGATGATTGAGGAATTAAAAAGCATTCGCGAATCTGTAATTAATTTGGCGGAAATTTTTTATAACTGTCATTGGGAATTAAAACGCAAAACTAATTTTGTCGCCTTGGCCACGCCGGACTTTTCTTTTTTAGAAGGAGCGATTTGCTCTTCGGATGGTGCGTGTATTAAAGAGGCAGATTATTGGGATCATCTGCACACTGTGGTTTTGCCATATTCACAAGCGAAAGGTTTTGAGTTTGAAGGTAAAGAATATATGGTGGGCTCATTGGCGCGTTTAAATTTAAATAAAGAAAGTCTGCATAAAAATACCAAACAAGATATGAAAAAATATTTGGATGTTTTTCCATCAAACAATATTTATCATAATAACTTAGCGCAGGCAATCGAGATTATGCATTCCGTTGATCATGCGATTGAACTTTTAACTAATACGAAATTTAAAAAAGAAGAAATAAAAAAACCCTTGAAGCAGGATGGCGAGGGAGTGGGCGTTGTGGAAGCACCACGCGGCACTTTGTATTATTGGCTGGGAATTGAAAAGGGGAAAGTGCGTTACGCGAATTTGGTGATTCCAACGGCGCAAAATTTAGTAAACATGCGTGAAGATGTTCGTTTGGCAGTGAGTGGTATTTGTGAGACTGGGATTACCCCCGAGAAGATTTGGGAAGAGAAAATAAAATTTGAAGTGGAAAAAATAATTCGCGCCTATGATCCGTGTATGTCTTGTGCGTCACATTTCTTGCGCGTAAATTGGACTTAG
- a CDS encoding metal-sensitive transcriptional regulator: MKTQQQLINNVIGQLNGVSRMLDENKECLAVIAQMKAVHSAVGSLMNKFIEENFIKCTKSYGEKSSDDLMKKLLIELTKK, from the coding sequence ATGAAAACACAACAACAATTGATAAATAATGTTATTGGACAACTGAATGGAGTCTCTAGGATGTTAGATGAGAATAAAGAATGTTTAGCGGTAATTGCTCAAATGAAGGCAGTGCATTCAGCGGTGGGGAGTTTAATGAATAAGTTTATTGAAGAAAATTTTATTAAGTGCACTAAGTCGTATGGGGAAAAAAGTAGTGATGATTTAATGAAGAAACTATTAATTGAATTAACCAAAAAATAA